The Brachypodium distachyon strain Bd21 chromosome 4, Brachypodium_distachyon_v3.0, whole genome shotgun sequence nucleotide sequence GAATTGCCGGGCACCCGAGCGGTGCAAGTTTTTTGCTTGGTTGCTGGTTCAAGAGCGCATCCCCACGGCCGACCTTCTTTCGCGAAAAGGAATTGAGAACTACAAGTGGTGCCCCTTTTGCCTGCATGCGGCGGAGAACGCCCTGCACATCTTCGTCGATTGCTGCTATGCAAGGCAGGTTTGGTTAGGAATTGCGGCTTGGTGCAAAGTTCTAGCTTTCAATCCCTCTGACTGGGCTGCTCCCACCTCGATTAGGCACTGGTGGATCCGCTTTTCTGATAGGTGTATCACGTTGATGGGTCGAAATCCCTCGCGGGCGGCTTCCTCACTGTTCGTTCTAACCCTTTGGTCCATTTGGAAGGAGAGAAATAACAGGATCTTTAACCGTCTCCGTAGACCGGCGCCATGTTTGATCTCGGTCATCAAGGCTGATGCTTCTCTCTGGGGACTGGTGGACACTTCTGGCTTAGGCGCTTTGGTGTCTGGGTGCGACGATGTCCCTTGAGCTTGGTCGCCTGTTGTATcgcctttgttttttttttcttttctttccttttttgatCCTGTTTTGTAACTGTTACTCTCCGGGTTGAGTTCTTCTCGACCCTCTTTGATATATGAATGACACGCTGTGttgtttcgtaaaaaaaaaaatccagccCGAACGAACGCTTTCCGTGATTGTGCCATGGCATGTCTTACTGGGCCTAGGGTGCCCTGCCCTGCCCtgccccggcccggcccgtttTTGCCGCGTCCGTTTCTAGTTCCGTTTCTGCCTCCTTCTCTATTTCACCGTGTTCATTTCACTTTCCCGTTTCATTTCTCTTTAATTTCTATCCGATTCCCCGTTGCAGGAAATTTTCTATGCTCACCTGGCCTATTTATACagcatcttttttttgcatatttttctaTGCCTTGATTACtctcttttattcttttttgcaTCTTCATATTATGCATTTATCCAGAAGATCCAAATAGATGTTCGACTTTGCTTGTCAAGTGCACAAACTATCCTAAAAATTGTTGGATTGCCGAGTTGGTGGAAGCCATACATTTAGCTGACACAAAGCTCCCAAGAtaaaaacatgagaaatattCTTCCACTCTACGgtaaataaacaaatatctTTATTGCCAATAAAAGTAATCACTTGGTGAAAACCAATCAACCTTAGTCATCATCAGAACCAAGGTGATTTTTAGAATCGTACATTCTAATTCAATTATGAAAATCAACAAGGGGGGTATCCAACCGATCTTTCACCCATGTCTACAAATTGCCGGAATTGATTGTTAAAGTTTGTACTCATGGCTGAAATGTCATGGTTGtcgtatcttttttttcccatgaATGGGCTAAGTTTacgaaagaaacaaaaggaaagcGAGATTCGAATTTGATGATATTATTTTACAAGTTGTTTTATAAGGAAGTATCGTAATCAACATTTAATTGTTAtgattcaaaaaaatataaaattatACGACAAACGCGTAATCAACGGTGCGCTAGTACAATCGAGCAATCACATTATAGTCCTCGTTGATATATCAATTCTCAAAATGTCAAATAATTCCGAAAAATAGATTCAAACATTTAAGTTCCTTGTGTGTTTGTAAATTTACATCCAAAATATATTAGTGTTGCACCTTTGGTGCTTTAGTACTTTTCCGGAGGACCGAAATCTATTCCTTTCGTTCGGGGCACGTACAAAATGTTTAGAAGCACATAAAAGCCATGAATTTTGGCACGTGCATACCATGTGCGTGCATATCTCTTATTCTTTTTACTAAACACTTTTAGCTATCTTTTATGAGTTTGCTGTTCTGTCATTGGGCTATTTCACCTGGTTCAAACCAGTAGTACAAAACGGGAAATACGAGGCTCTGCCGCGTTGCCTTGTTGGCGCCTGCTAGTACTAGCAGTGCCAGCATATGGAAAGCCCAGAAAATAAAAGGCTGTGCTTGGATATCCATTAATGCGGAACCCAAGGACCATCTTGCGACAAATAGATAGCCAAACCGAGGGTTTAACATAAACCGCTTCGAAGGAGAGGGCGACAGAGGCACAGAGGGACAGCCGGCGAGCGAGCGAGGCGGAAGGGTTGGCGGCAGCCGGCGGCCCCAAGGTTCCGAGGACTCCAGATTAAGGTAGCCATTCTTTTCCTCCCCTTTGTTGCTCAACCGCTAAGCATCTGCTGCTAGTAGTCGAGTCGTTTCTTTCGATTGTTTACTCAGTTTATGGCTTGCCCTCCTGTTTTTTATTATGGAATTTTACTCTGTTCCTACGAAAAGCCGTGTTGTTGGATCCGCTTCGTTTGAGATTTTCTTCCGAGGTTCCTAGATGGGTAGATGTGTAATGATTTGTTGATTCCTGCTGAAATCGAAGGAGCTACAAGTCGAGGTCTTGAACATTTATAGCTTCTGGAGATAGCCACccctctttctttcctttcagTTCGAATTGATTATTTCGATTTGATTGCTATCAAAAGGAAAATGGGCTTCTTTTTTAAATAAGGGAGAGACGTCTCTAATTTATTCTCGAGAGGTTAACTGCAATGCCAACAATTTCTGCTTGCTGGTGATAACTCTGAAACTCATGGTTATGCTTGGGTGTCAGTATTTCGCCCTCTCCTTTTTAACTATCTCCTTGACTAGACTAGAGCCTCAGGTTGATTTTAGTGCTTCATTGTTGGAATTCATTTTCCATCACTGAACTGAAATGAATCTGACAAAAGAAACATTTGTTTTGCTACCTAGCTGGGTGCCTGGGTGGCACTTGTATTTGGTTAATACATCTAAGAAAGCAACATACACACACTGCCCTTATTCTATTTGCATGGTTTAGCTAGTTGTAGCTGAAGTGGATAACTAAAAAATGTGTTGTTTCTGAAAATGGAGAAGATATGAAATAGTAGTCAATTTATACAAAGTGGTTTTCAATATAGAAATGGAGTAGATATGAAATCCTTGTCAATCTAGAAAACGGAGTAGATATGAAAGTCTTTAGGTGGTGCCGGCACCCAGCCCCTTCTTAGACCTCTGGAATAAGTCACGGCAGTCAAGGCGGTGCCTTAGTCATCTTCTTAGACCTTTGGAATAAATCTAATCATATGATGCTCTGATACCAGAACATTAGTAATTTGCTTACCTCCCCCATCCACAATCAATTGCTTGTGTAAGGTCGACATCTTAGTGGTAATGGATGCTTCTTTCATGTGTTTACTATTCGTTTCATGACATGTTTCTTCTGGTTTGTCCATAATGACTATTCTAACCGGAGCAAAAAATATCCTATCCGACTTATTAATGGCCAAACGATTATTGTTCTTCCTGTTTACTCGCTTGTCTTGGCTGATGGACCAGTAACAACTCTTATTTCCAGTTTTCTATCAATACCAGGTAAAACCGAGCTTAAAGTGGTACAAAACTAGTGTCATGGAAGACCTCAAGGTGGATAGGGATGCTTGCAGAAAGGACGGATCAAGAATCTTAGTGATTGAACAAAATGGTTTTGAGGAGCTGATTGTGCGTGTAGAAGGTTTATGTGCTGGTAGTGAGTCATTAAAAAGTTATCCCTCTTCAAGTCCTGACGGTGATAAACTTGAATTCAGCTGCAATACGATTTCCCATAATGACCAGTTCTCAGCACACTTAACATTATCTAGCTCCAATGATGGAGACATGAACATGCAGACCGGTTCTGTCAACGAGGTTGCAACAGCCATACTTAATGTACCATTGGGAAGTGTTAAAGAGGTAGCTACTGATGAGGAGGTAATGCAATGGAGGCTCGAAATGGATGATTTCATCTTTATGTACTCGGAGTGTGGTGATTATTCATACGACAGCTCGGTCAGTGAGCAATCTTCGGCAATCAGCAGCCCATGTACATCATTAACAGTACATTCAGATGATACTCAGTCCGAAGATCTTGACAGAGCAGATATTTGGGTCTCATCCTTGGATCTTGACGAGGAGGACTCAACCTTGCTTGAAGACAATGAGCAATTTCTGGATGTTTTTAGTTCTGGCTTCCCCAGCCCTTCTTTCAGTCCAATGAGAAGTCTCCAATTTGGTCATTGCAGGTCTAGTCCAGCAACATTACATACAGAAGAAGTCAATGAGACTGATGAGCTAATATTTTTTCCATTTGAACACACATCCTATAGCAGCTCTGTCAGCGAGCAGTCTTTGCAAATCAGCAGCCCATGTACATCATTCACAGTACATTCAAATGATACTCGGTCCGACGATCTTGATAGAGCAGATATTTGGGTCTCTTCCTTGGATCTTGATGAGGAGGACTCAGCCTTGCTTGGAGACAATGAGCAATTTCTGGACGTTTTTAGTTCTGGCTTCCCCAGCCCTTCTTTCAGTGCATCGAGAAGTCTCCAATTTGGTCATTGCAGCTCTAGTCCAGCAACATTACATATGGAAGAATCCATTGAGATTGATGACCCAATATTTTGGCCATTTGAACGCACATCCTATAGCAGCCCTCAATTTGATAAGTTTCTGAGCATATCACCACGAAAAAGTTCAATGAATATTGGGCTTGCTGAAATTCGCCAGTTAAGTCCAATGACGCAGAGGCTCCACAAGAACAAACAACCTTCGCCGAATAAGAGCAAAGAGGCACATCGACGAAATGCCAGTTTGGGCAAACTACCTTCACCGAGTAAGATCAAAGAGCCACATCGAGGAAATGCCAATTTGGGCAAACTACCGTCGCCAAATAAGAGCAAAGAGCCGCATCGAGGAAATGCCAGTTTGGGTGCAAAAGGAAACAAAGTCTCTCAAGATAAGGTTCAGAAGGATGTTGCAGTTCCCTCCAGGCTaagaagaacaacaaaaacatcCTCCAAGCACCAGCCATTAAACAGCAGCGAGAAAAGAAGGCCACCTCTCTTAAAAATTGATGCGTCGATAAAGGGTAGCTCTCCCCGTTTGCAGGTAATTCATCCTCTTCAAGAGCTTGAAGCAAGTGACCTCCAAAACCTAGCTGATAACAAAATTCTCATCGAAGAGTTTGTTGGGTTAGATGAATTTGATGGTCATGAAGGTATCAGTTCAGATTTGTCAAACTGCCAATTTGGTTTCTCCTTGACTCCAAGATAGTCCTTTAGTCTGAAGCAATCATCAGCCTGTTGTaccttgcctttttttttcatcgtGTTTTTAAGCATCTTTGAAGTGACATTGCTTTGAGGCAAAGGCAAAGTATTCATGCACAGTGTCGTCGGAGAAAAGTTTTGCCTCCCTGCAGTTTCCACACAAGTTGTGGATACTGGTTTTCAGTTGGTTTTCTGGTAGTGATCACCAGCTGATTTTCGTGTTCTTTCTGTCTCTGTCACGCTGAAGACTCTTAGGTTCAGAATACAAATATGTGTATCAAATCCAAGCTTGTGAAGATGTAATTCTCATGAAAAAGAAAGTCTACATAGATGTATGGATGTATCAGCTACAGCAGGTCCAGTACAATCTACACTTGTATTCTTTAGTGTTTTGTCGTTTGCTATACGTTGCTTGGCATGGTTGAGAACCAACTGAGACCAGTAGAAATTTACAGGGATTACATTGAAATTCATATGGAAACAAAATAGTCAGAATTGTGTCGCTGCCATAGAACAAAAAAGTCACAAGGAATTTCAGCACCATTTTATTAATCATCGCTGCACACAGTGCATCGTTACAATACCAATACAAATACCAAATGGGGCCTTTGTTCCATATCCAATAACAAAACTGCTTGCATATTGGAGCCACAACACTCGATGAAATAAACTGATGGCATATTGTTGCTTACAGTTGTTACACTTGTACAAGAAAATGATGGTTCAGTAGGTCATTGAATACACATGATGTTCATGCAAATCTTCATCCTTAGTACCATTCCTGGAGCACATGTGTCAGATAAGACAAAGTTTGTTGAACCacaccttttttcttcttccttttcacAATATTTCTTGAGCTCTTTGATGGTACCCGAAATGAATATTGcccatccattttttttatctaagGGTCTAGATTGACTGATATTTCTTACTACTCCAATATGAATGT carries:
- the LOC104584750 gene encoding uncharacterized protein LOC104584750, which codes for MEDLKVDRDACRKDGSRILVIEQNGFEELIVRVEGLCAGSESLKSYPSSSPDGDKLEFSCNTISHNDQFSAHLTLSSSNDGDMNMQTGSVNEVATAILNVPLGSVKEVATDEEVMQWRLEMDDFIFMYSECGDYSYDSSVSEQSSAISSPCTSLTVHSDDTQSEDLDRADIWVSSLDLDEEDSTLLEDNEQFLDVFSSGFPSPSFSPMRSLQFGHCRSSPATLHTEEVNETDELIFFPFEHTSYSSSVSEQSLQISSPCTSFTVHSNDTRSDDLDRADIWVSSLDLDEEDSALLGDNEQFLDVFSSGFPSPSFSASRSLQFGHCSSSPATLHMEESIEIDDPIFWPFERTSYSSPQFDKFLSISPRKSSMNIGLAEIRQLSPMTQRLHKNKQPSPNKSKEAHRRNASLGKLPSPSKIKEPHRGNANLGKLPSPNKSKEPHRGNASLGAKGNKVSQDKVQKDVAVPSRLRRTTKTSSKHQPLNSSEKRRPPLLKIDASIKGSSPRLQVIHPLQELEASDLQNLADNKILIEEFVGLDEFDGHEGISSDLSNCQFGFSLTPR